In Zonotrichia leucophrys gambelii isolate GWCS_2022_RI chromosome 8, RI_Zleu_2.0, whole genome shotgun sequence, one genomic interval encodes:
- the SH3GLB1 gene encoding endophilin-B1 isoform X4: MNIMDFNVKKLAADAGTFLSRAVQFTEEKLGQAEKTELDAHLENLLSKAECTKLWTEKIMKQTEVLLQPNPNARIEEFVYEKLDRKAPSRMNNPELLGQYMIDAGNEFGPGTAYGNALIKCGETQKRIGAADRELIQTSAINFLTPLRNFIEGDYKTITKERKLLQNKRLDLDAAKTRLKKAKVAEARAASEQEVRITQSEFDRQAEITRLLLEGISSTHAHHLRCLNDFVEAQMTYYAQCYQYMLDLQKQLGSFPSTFLSNNNQSSTTPVQSVSSPSVLASASASLPSVSNSMVTSGLSELKSSSGSRKARVLYDYDAANSSELSLLADEVITVYSIPGMDSDWLMGERGNQKGKVPITYLELLN, encoded by the exons ATGAACATCATGGATTTCAATGTGAAGAAGCTGGCGGCTGACGCGGGTACCTTCCTGAGCCGCGCTGTACAG TTCACAGAAGAAAAGCTTGGTCAGGCAGAGAAGACTGAACTGGATGCTCATCTGGAGAACCTTCTCAGCAAAGCAGAATGCACTAAGTTATggacagaaaaaataatgaagcaaACAGAAGTATTATTGCAGCCAAATCCAA aTGCCAGAATAGAAGAATTTGTCTATGAGAAGCTGGACCGCAAAGCACCAAGTCGCATGAATAACCCAGAGTTACTAGGCCAGTATATGATTGATGCTGGGAATGAATTTGGCCCAGGAACAGCCTATG gaAATGCACTCATTAAATGTGGAGAAACACAAAAGCGAATTggggcagcagacagagaacTCATTCAAACCTCTGCTATAAACTTTCTCACTCCCCTAAGAAACTTTATTGAAGGAGACTACAAAACTATTACT AAAGAACGTAAACTGTTACAAAACAAAAGACTGGATTTGGATGCTGCAAAAACCAGACTGAAGAAGGCAAAAGTTGCAGAAGCTCGAGCTGCA TCCGAACAGGAGGTGCGAATCACTCAGAGTGAATTTGACCGTCAAGCAGAGATTACCAGactgctgctggaagggatCAGCAGCACACAT GCGCATCATCTCCGCTGTCTGAATGACTTTGTGGAAGCTCAGATGACCTATTATGCACAATGTTACCAATATATGTTGGATCTCCAGAAACAACTTGGAAG CTTTCCATCTACTTTCCTCTCTAACAACAATCAGTCTTCTACAACTCCTGTGCAGAGTGTTTCCTCTCCCTCAGTCTTGGCCTCAGCCTCTGCTTCATTGCCTTCAGTAAGCAATTCAATGGTTACTTCAGGCCTCAGTGAACTGAAGTCATCAAGTGGCAGCAGAAAAGCAAGAGTTCTCTATGATTATGATGCTGCAAACAGCAGTGAATTATCTCTACTTGCAGATGAG GTGATAACAGTGTACAGTATCCCTGGCATGGATTCAGACTGGCTGATGGGTGAAAGGGGAAATCAGAAAGGCAAAGTGCCTATTACTTATTTAGAACTGCTAAACTAA
- the SH3GLB1 gene encoding endophilin-B1 isoform X3, whose protein sequence is MQRTKFTEEKLGQAEKTELDAHLENLLSKAECTKLWTEKIMKQTEVLLQPNPNARIEEFVYEKLDRKAPSRMNNPELLGQYMIDAGNEFGPGTAYGNALIKCGETQKRIGAADRELIQTSAINFLTPLRNFIEGDYKTITKERKLLQNKRLDLDAAKTRLKKAKVAEARAAQLNISQPEENNIMVNVSYMLNLLHVKWLKIWAEEVTKSEQEVRITQSEFDRQAEITRLLLEGISSTHAHHLRCLNDFVEAQMTYYAQCYQYMLDLQKQLGSFPSTFLSNNNQSSTTPVQSVSSPSVLASASASLPSVSNSMVTSGLSELKSSSGSRKARVLYDYDAANSSELSLLADEVITVYSIPGMDSDWLMGERGNQKGKVPITYLELLN, encoded by the exons ATGCAAAGGACAAAG TTCACAGAAGAAAAGCTTGGTCAGGCAGAGAAGACTGAACTGGATGCTCATCTGGAGAACCTTCTCAGCAAAGCAGAATGCACTAAGTTATggacagaaaaaataatgaagcaaACAGAAGTATTATTGCAGCCAAATCCAA aTGCCAGAATAGAAGAATTTGTCTATGAGAAGCTGGACCGCAAAGCACCAAGTCGCATGAATAACCCAGAGTTACTAGGCCAGTATATGATTGATGCTGGGAATGAATTTGGCCCAGGAACAGCCTATG gaAATGCACTCATTAAATGTGGAGAAACACAAAAGCGAATTggggcagcagacagagaacTCATTCAAACCTCTGCTATAAACTTTCTCACTCCCCTAAGAAACTTTATTGAAGGAGACTACAAAACTATTACT AAAGAACGTAAACTGTTACAAAACAAAAGACTGGATTTGGATGCTGCAAAAACCAGACTGAAGAAGGCAAAAGTTGCAGAAGCTCGAGCTGCA CAACTAAACATCTCTCAGCCTGAAGAGAATAACATTATGGTAAATGTCTCTTACATGCTCAACTTGCTGCATGTAAAATGGCTAAAG ATATGGGCTGAGGAAGTGACAAAA TCCGAACAGGAGGTGCGAATCACTCAGAGTGAATTTGACCGTCAAGCAGAGATTACCAGactgctgctggaagggatCAGCAGCACACAT GCGCATCATCTCCGCTGTCTGAATGACTTTGTGGAAGCTCAGATGACCTATTATGCACAATGTTACCAATATATGTTGGATCTCCAGAAACAACTTGGAAG CTTTCCATCTACTTTCCTCTCTAACAACAATCAGTCTTCTACAACTCCTGTGCAGAGTGTTTCCTCTCCCTCAGTCTTGGCCTCAGCCTCTGCTTCATTGCCTTCAGTAAGCAATTCAATGGTTACTTCAGGCCTCAGTGAACTGAAGTCATCAAGTGGCAGCAGAAAAGCAAGAGTTCTCTATGATTATGATGCTGCAAACAGCAGTGAATTATCTCTACTTGCAGATGAG GTGATAACAGTGTACAGTATCCCTGGCATGGATTCAGACTGGCTGATGGGTGAAAGGGGAAATCAGAAAGGCAAAGTGCCTATTACTTATTTAGAACTGCTAAACTAA
- the SH3GLB1 gene encoding endophilin-B1 isoform X2 translates to MNIMDFNVKKLAADAGTFLSRAVQFTEEKLGQAEKTELDAHLENLLSKAECTKLWTEKIMKQTEVLLQPNPNARIEEFVYEKLDRKAPSRMNNPELLGQYMIDAGNEFGPGTAYGNALIKCGETQKRIGAADRELIQTSAINFLTPLRNFIEGDYKTITKERKLLQNKRLDLDAAKTRLKKAKVAEARAAQLNISQPEENNIMIWAEEVTKSEQEVRITQSEFDRQAEITRLLLEGISSTHAHHLRCLNDFVEAQMTYYAQCYQYMLDLQKQLGSFPSTFLSNNNQSSTTPVQSVSSPSVLASASASLPSVSNSMVTSGLSELKSSSGSRKARVLYDYDAANSSELSLLADEVITVYSIPGMDSDWLMGERGNQKGKVPITYLELLN, encoded by the exons ATGAACATCATGGATTTCAATGTGAAGAAGCTGGCGGCTGACGCGGGTACCTTCCTGAGCCGCGCTGTACAG TTCACAGAAGAAAAGCTTGGTCAGGCAGAGAAGACTGAACTGGATGCTCATCTGGAGAACCTTCTCAGCAAAGCAGAATGCACTAAGTTATggacagaaaaaataatgaagcaaACAGAAGTATTATTGCAGCCAAATCCAA aTGCCAGAATAGAAGAATTTGTCTATGAGAAGCTGGACCGCAAAGCACCAAGTCGCATGAATAACCCAGAGTTACTAGGCCAGTATATGATTGATGCTGGGAATGAATTTGGCCCAGGAACAGCCTATG gaAATGCACTCATTAAATGTGGAGAAACACAAAAGCGAATTggggcagcagacagagaacTCATTCAAACCTCTGCTATAAACTTTCTCACTCCCCTAAGAAACTTTATTGAAGGAGACTACAAAACTATTACT AAAGAACGTAAACTGTTACAAAACAAAAGACTGGATTTGGATGCTGCAAAAACCAGACTGAAGAAGGCAAAAGTTGCAGAAGCTCGAGCTGCA CAACTAAACATCTCTCAGCCTGAAGAGAATAACATTATG ATATGGGCTGAGGAAGTGACAAAA TCCGAACAGGAGGTGCGAATCACTCAGAGTGAATTTGACCGTCAAGCAGAGATTACCAGactgctgctggaagggatCAGCAGCACACAT GCGCATCATCTCCGCTGTCTGAATGACTTTGTGGAAGCTCAGATGACCTATTATGCACAATGTTACCAATATATGTTGGATCTCCAGAAACAACTTGGAAG CTTTCCATCTACTTTCCTCTCTAACAACAATCAGTCTTCTACAACTCCTGTGCAGAGTGTTTCCTCTCCCTCAGTCTTGGCCTCAGCCTCTGCTTCATTGCCTTCAGTAAGCAATTCAATGGTTACTTCAGGCCTCAGTGAACTGAAGTCATCAAGTGGCAGCAGAAAAGCAAGAGTTCTCTATGATTATGATGCTGCAAACAGCAGTGAATTATCTCTACTTGCAGATGAG GTGATAACAGTGTACAGTATCCCTGGCATGGATTCAGACTGGCTGATGGGTGAAAGGGGAAATCAGAAAGGCAAAGTGCCTATTACTTATTTAGAACTGCTAAACTAA
- the SH3GLB1 gene encoding endophilin-B1 isoform X1: protein MNIMDFNVKKLAADAGTFLSRAVQFTEEKLGQAEKTELDAHLENLLSKAECTKLWTEKIMKQTEVLLQPNPNARIEEFVYEKLDRKAPSRMNNPELLGQYMIDAGNEFGPGTAYGNALIKCGETQKRIGAADRELIQTSAINFLTPLRNFIEGDYKTITKERKLLQNKRLDLDAAKTRLKKAKVAEARAAQLNISQPEENNIMVNVSYMLNLLHVKWLKIWAEEVTKSEQEVRITQSEFDRQAEITRLLLEGISSTHAHHLRCLNDFVEAQMTYYAQCYQYMLDLQKQLGSFPSTFLSNNNQSSTTPVQSVSSPSVLASASASLPSVSNSMVTSGLSELKSSSGSRKARVLYDYDAANSSELSLLADEVITVYSIPGMDSDWLMGERGNQKGKVPITYLELLN, encoded by the exons ATGAACATCATGGATTTCAATGTGAAGAAGCTGGCGGCTGACGCGGGTACCTTCCTGAGCCGCGCTGTACAG TTCACAGAAGAAAAGCTTGGTCAGGCAGAGAAGACTGAACTGGATGCTCATCTGGAGAACCTTCTCAGCAAAGCAGAATGCACTAAGTTATggacagaaaaaataatgaagcaaACAGAAGTATTATTGCAGCCAAATCCAA aTGCCAGAATAGAAGAATTTGTCTATGAGAAGCTGGACCGCAAAGCACCAAGTCGCATGAATAACCCAGAGTTACTAGGCCAGTATATGATTGATGCTGGGAATGAATTTGGCCCAGGAACAGCCTATG gaAATGCACTCATTAAATGTGGAGAAACACAAAAGCGAATTggggcagcagacagagaacTCATTCAAACCTCTGCTATAAACTTTCTCACTCCCCTAAGAAACTTTATTGAAGGAGACTACAAAACTATTACT AAAGAACGTAAACTGTTACAAAACAAAAGACTGGATTTGGATGCTGCAAAAACCAGACTGAAGAAGGCAAAAGTTGCAGAAGCTCGAGCTGCA CAACTAAACATCTCTCAGCCTGAAGAGAATAACATTATGGTAAATGTCTCTTACATGCTCAACTTGCTGCATGTAAAATGGCTAAAG ATATGGGCTGAGGAAGTGACAAAA TCCGAACAGGAGGTGCGAATCACTCAGAGTGAATTTGACCGTCAAGCAGAGATTACCAGactgctgctggaagggatCAGCAGCACACAT GCGCATCATCTCCGCTGTCTGAATGACTTTGTGGAAGCTCAGATGACCTATTATGCACAATGTTACCAATATATGTTGGATCTCCAGAAACAACTTGGAAG CTTTCCATCTACTTTCCTCTCTAACAACAATCAGTCTTCTACAACTCCTGTGCAGAGTGTTTCCTCTCCCTCAGTCTTGGCCTCAGCCTCTGCTTCATTGCCTTCAGTAAGCAATTCAATGGTTACTTCAGGCCTCAGTGAACTGAAGTCATCAAGTGGCAGCAGAAAAGCAAGAGTTCTCTATGATTATGATGCTGCAAACAGCAGTGAATTATCTCTACTTGCAGATGAG GTGATAACAGTGTACAGTATCCCTGGCATGGATTCAGACTGGCTGATGGGTGAAAGGGGAAATCAGAAAGGCAAAGTGCCTATTACTTATTTAGAACTGCTAAACTAA